The Mobula birostris isolate sMobBir1 chromosome 11, sMobBir1.hap1, whole genome shotgun sequence genome has a segment encoding these proteins:
- the atxn2l gene encoding ataxin-2-like protein isoform X3 — MKAAPRSSIGAPPADRGRSSVKGSPQSPVFEGVYNNTRMLHFLTAVVGSTCDVRVRNGTVYEGIFKTLSSKLELAVDTVHRKSADTAAGPKCEDIIDTMIFKPSDVVVVQFRDVDLNYAMRDKLTDPMVSTKVNGEHRESPLQPWEGGGDNNSDDFDLESDVSNGWDANEMFRFNEETYGVKTTYDSSLSSYTTPLEKDNSAEFRQREARATQLAKEIESSPQYRVRVSMENDDGRTEEEKFSAVQRPSPDRDSPSLNSRDSKYIPLPQRSREGSTRGGGLRSNMPRGGRVGSLPPRGGIHHPDSSCSPSPDQRVINGGPSRMSPKAQRPTRGGKPLMGRGGSASDSSPHSQASGINRPYHPRSPKSSVGLPALSAQELPGPVPAPTSPPEARRAPPPPSVGTDTSGSPSPGSSSPKPATPAPSFNTDVKDLGSVSGKELPRPVEIPSSNAQELGKVAVKGIVPSMSDQKRNQIEELKKFGEDFRLQELGSAPSRLKEVVEKPGEGVEEGCCPSREPTGNLPASTELAGEGAIPPTLAAGPPPAPEAGERRDDRKPGETAEGALPAPPSPQGKCDGGEEEKEGMSEQVKKSTLNPNAKEFNPTKTHIPVTKPASTPTPPRPQTQPSPSIVVTPGQNAIYNAQYISYVHGIHMNPTVQGPQVYQYTIPPVQVSQSKPFRTTKGSVPPQRSEQHHPPSAPPIMQAASAAGPPLVAGPYSPPYLPYGPQQFTGQPAMMQAMAQYHSQPVYASMIQSNTRMIGSAPHPQAIVSSSGPQYPSTEQAPPQAMYVSAQVPQAYPHATPLHHHSTHPQPATTPTGNQAQGQHAAPSPVQQHQGSQPPHISNTPGQQSLYHAALTPTPPSITPAPNPQSPQTSFPQQAVYAIHPHQQLQHGYTNMAHVTQAHVQSGMAGPHHHPGPSHHTQVMLLPAPQTHGHGGPTQQGAPHSGVPAMSANATTHYTYIGHPQVPVQTHQQPLFHPQGN, encoded by the exons ATGAAGGCGGCGCCTCGCAGTAGCATTGGTGCGCCTCCGGCCGACAG GGGGAGGAGCAGTGTCAAGGGATCCCCACAGTCGCCG GTGTTCGAGGGGGTTTACAACAACACACGGATGTTGCACTTCCTGACTGCAGTCGTG GGGTCCACGTGTGATGTGAGAGTGAGGAATGGCACCGTCTATGAGGGGATCTTCAAAACGCTCAGCTCCAAG CTGGAGCTGGCCGTGGACACAGTGCACCGGAAGAGTGCAGACACAGCAGCTGGCCCCAAGTGTGAGGATATCATTGATACCATGATCTTTAAACCTTCTGATGTTGTGGTGGTGCAGTTCCGTGATGTAGACCTCAACTacgcaatgagag ACAAGCTGACGGACCCGATGGTGAGCACCAAGGTGAACGGGGAGCATCGTGAGAGCCCCCTGCAGCCCTGGGAGGGCGGTGGAGATAACAACAGCGATGACTTCGACCTAGAGTCTGATGTG TCCAATGGCTGGGACGCCAACGAGATGTTCCGCTTCAATGAGGAGACGTATGGTGTGAAGACAACTTACGACAGCAGCCTCTCCTCCTACAC GACGCCCCTGGAGAAGGACAACTCAGCTGAGTTCCGGCAACGAGAGGCCAGAGCCACCCAGCTGGCCAAAGAGATCGAATCCAGTCCCCAGTATCGGGTGCGTGTCTCGATGGAGAATGACGATGGGCGCACGGAGGAGGAGAAGTTCAGTGCTGTTCAGAGACCTTCGCCTGATCGTGACAGCCCCAGCTTGAACTCCAG GGACAGTAAGtacatccccctcccccagcgAAGCAGAGAAGGCAGCACCAGGGGAGGAGGCCTAAGGTCCAACATGCCCCGGGGCGGACGAGTGGGCTCCCTCCCCCCACGGGGGGGAATCCATCACCCTGACTCTAGCTGCAGCCCATCGCCGGACCAGCGAGTGATTAACGGAG GGCCTTCCCGAATGTCGCCCAAGGCTCAGAGACCCACCCGTGGTGGCAAGCCCCTAATGGGAAGGGGGGGATCTGCTTCCGACAGCTCTCCACACTCTCAAGCCTCAG GTATTAACCGGCCTTACCACCCCCGCTCCCCAAAGTCCAGTGTGGGTTTGCCTGCACTCTCCGCCCAGGAGCTCCCAGGCCCAGTGCCTGCTCCAACCTCCCCGCCAGAAGCCAGGagggccccgcctcccccttccGTCGGCACCGACACTTCCGGCTCGCCATCTCCCGGCTCATCGTCTCCCAAGCCGGCCACACCAGCTCCATCCTTCAACACAGACG TGAAAGATCTCGGGAGTGTCTCAGGGAAGGAGCTGCCCCGGCCAGTGGAGATCCCCTCCAGTAATGCCCAGGAGCTGGGCAAAGTGGCGGTCAAAG GTATCGTCCCTTCTATGTCAGACCAGAAGCGGAATCAGATTGAGGAGCTGAAGAAGTTTGGAGAAGACTTCCGG ctCCAGGAGCTGGGAAGTGCCCCCTCCAGGCTGAAGGAGGTGGTGGAGAAGCCTGGTGAGGGGGTGGAAGAAGGCTGCTGCCCCTCTCGTGAGCCCACAGGCAATCTGCCAGCTTCCACTGAGCTGGCGGGGGAGGGAGCAATTCCTCCCACTCTTGCCGCCGGCCCCCCACCGGCCCCCGAGGCCGGGGAGAGGCGAGACgacaggaagcctggggagacAGCGGAGGGGGCACTGCCAGCCCCACCTAGTCCCCAGGGCAAGTGCGACGGAGGCGAGGAAGAGAAGGAGGGCATGTCGGA GCAAGTGAAGAAGTCAACCTTGAACCCCAACGCAAAGGAATTCAATCCCACCAAGACACACATACCCGTG ACCAAGCCGGCCAGTACCCCAACGCCCCCGCGCCCTCAGACTCAGCCCAGCCCTTCCATTGTGGTGACGCCGGGCCAGAATGCCATCTACAATGCTCAGTACATCTCTTACGTGCATGGTATCCACATGAACCCCACCGTCCAG gGACCCCAGGTCTATCAATACACCATTCCCCCAGTTCAGGTCAGCCAGAGTAAACCATTCCGAACCACTAAAG GTTCTGTGCCCCCTCAGCGCTCCGAGCAGCACCACCCTCCATCTGCCCCGCCTATCATGCAAGCCGCCTCTGCCGCCGGGCCTCCACTGGTGGCAGGGCCCTACTCGCCCCCTTACTTGCCCTATGGGCCGCAGCAGTTCACCGGACAGCCCGCCATGAtgcaggccatggcacagtaccACTCACAG CCGGTCTACGCCTCCATGATTCAGAGCAACACTCGGATGATTGGATCCGCTCCTCACCCCCAGGCCATTGTGTCCAGTTCGGGCCCCCAGTACCCCTCAACTGAGCAGGCTCCTCCCCAAGCGATGTACG TGTCGGCGCAGGTGCCCCAGGCGTACCCCCACGCCACACCGCTTCACCACCACAGCACACATCCTCAGCCAGCAACCACCCCCACCGGcaaccaggctcagggacagcatGCTGCCCCCAGCCCCGTGCAG CAGCACCAGGGCAGCCAGCCCCCTCACATATCGAATACGCCGGGCCAGCAGAGCCTCTACCATGCCGCACTGACCCCCACCCCACCGTCCATCACACCTGCCCCCAATCCCCAGTCCCCACAGACGAGTTTCCCACAGCAGGCTGTCTACGCCATCCACCCCCACCAGCAGCTCCAGCACGGGTACACCAACATGGCACACGTCACGCAG GCCCACGTGCAGTCAGGCATGGCTGGACCCCACCACCACCCTGGACCCTCGCACCACACGCAGGTGATGCTGCTACCGGCTCCACAGACACACGGACATGGGGGTCCCACCCAGCAGGGCGCCCCACACAGCGGTGTCCCAGCCATGTCTGCCAATGCCACCACTCACTACACCTACATCGGGCATCCCCAAg TGCCTGTGCAGACCCACCAGCAGCCGCTGTTCCATCCACAGGGGAACTGA